From Bos javanicus breed banteng chromosome 5, ARS-OSU_banteng_1.0, whole genome shotgun sequence, the proteins below share one genomic window:
- the LOC133248813 gene encoding olfactory receptor 8S1-like: MEVGNTTRVTVFVLQGLSNNPQIQAVLCVTFLVIYFLTLTGNLLMLLVIRTDSHLHTPMYFFLSHLSFLDAFYSSVIVPKLLENLLFKWKTISFLECFAQISLVIFSGATEACLLSVMAYDRFQAVCHPLLYVVTMNKKVCAGLVGASWAIGMGTGLLNTVLLSQQHFCGPNLIRSFACEFPPVLLLACSDPYMSVASILTTMVVLGLGSLALLVGSYTRIILTALGINSTTGWNKIFSTCSSHFLVVTNFYGSGMFRYMTPPSGSALEQVLSLQYSVVTPLLNPLIYSLKNQEVKAALRRMLARKPRLTF; encoded by the exons ATGGAAGTTGGGAACACAACCAGAGTCACTGTGTTTGTTCTCCAAGGACTATCCAACAACCCTCAGATCCAGGCAGTACTCTGTGTAACATTCCTAGTGATTTACTTCCTGACCCTCACAGGGaacctgctgatgctgctggtgatCAGGACTGattcccacctccacacccccatgtacttcttcctcagtcACCTCTCCTTCCTGGATGCCTTCTATTCCTCAGTCATTGTGCCTAAGCTGCTAGAGAACCTACTTTTCAAGTGGAAGACTATATCCTTCCTTGAATGTTTCGCCCAGATCTCTTTGGTCATATTTTCTGGGGCCACTGAAGCTTGCCTCCTTTCAGTCATGGCCTATGACCGGTTCCAGGCTGTGTGCCACCCGCTGCTGTATGTGGTGACCATGAACAAGAAGGTGTGTGCTGGCCTGGTGGGAGCCTCCTGGGCAATAGGAATGGGGACTGGCCTGCTTAACACCGTCCTCCTGTCTCAACAGCACTTCTGTGGCCCCAACCTCATCCGCAGTTTTGCCTGCGAGTTTCCTCCAGTGCTCCTGTTGGCCTGTTCTGATCCCTACATGAGCGTTGCCTCCATCCTGACCACCATGGTGGTCCTGGGCCTTGGTTCTCTTGCCCTATTGGTAGGTTCTTACACCCGTATTATCTTGACAGCCCTGGGGATCAACTCCACCACAGGTTGGAACAAGATCTTCTCTACCTGCTCATCTCATTTTCTTGTGGTCACCAATTTTTATGGTTCAGGAATGTTCAG GTACATGACCCCACCTTCCGGCTCAGCCCTGGAGCAAGTGCTATCCTTGCAGTACAGTGTGGTGACCCCGCTACTGAACCCCCTTATCTACAGTCTGAAGAACCAGGAGGTGAAGGCAGCGCTAAGGAGGATGCTGGCCAGGAAGCCCAGGCTTACCTTCTAA